The following proteins are co-located in the Acidimicrobiales bacterium genome:
- a CDS encoding LPXTG cell wall anchor domain-containing protein: protein MLPDDVANGSDEGASEVAGAGLEADDTGTTLPRTGAANPLLLLVLGLTLVFTGAALAYDWRRLRPDGSHSADR from the coding sequence GTGCTCCCCGACGACGTGGCCAACGGTTCGGACGAGGGGGCGAGTGAGGTCGCCGGCGCCGGCCTCGAGGCGGACGACACGGGAACGACCCTGCCTCGCACGGGGGCGGCCAACCCGCTGCTCCTGCTGGTCCTGGGGCTGACGCTGGTCTTCACCGGCGCCGCCCTCGCCTACGACTGGCGTCGGCTCCGGCCGGATGGATCGCACAGCGCCGATCGCTGA